The following coding sequences are from one Mesorhizobium onobrychidis window:
- a CDS encoding Gfo/Idh/MocA family protein — protein MKPRIAVLGCGYWGSNHIRTLKALGALHAVSDVNPARAEGFASEQDCLAIEPEALFIRSDVDAIVMALPPQFHADMAVRAVQGGKDVLVEKPIALTVADAERSVTAAADNGRVFMVGHVLRFHPAFETLKALIDNGELGEVRYIHSHRLGLGKFHTENDALWDLAPHDLSMILAITGTEPIEVRGEGAALLDNLSDFAHLHMRFPNGLRSHLFASRLNPYRERRLTVVGTRAMAVFDDVEPWERKLAVYRHAVWQDSGQWAFTTNEPSYVAVGEGMPLTRELEHFIQCIETRAEPRTSGEEAIRVLRILTAGTVTHTGSSS, from the coding sequence ATGAAACCGCGCATTGCAGTCCTCGGTTGCGGATACTGGGGCAGCAACCACATCCGCACCCTCAAGGCGCTCGGCGCGCTGCACGCGGTCTCGGACGTCAACCCTGCCCGCGCCGAAGGCTTCGCCAGTGAGCAGGATTGCCTGGCGATCGAGCCGGAGGCGCTCTTTATCCGCAGCGACGTCGATGCCATCGTCATGGCGCTGCCGCCGCAGTTCCATGCCGACATGGCGGTGCGCGCCGTCCAGGGCGGCAAGGACGTGCTGGTGGAGAAGCCGATCGCGCTGACGGTGGCGGATGCCGAGCGCTCGGTGACGGCGGCGGCCGACAATGGCCGTGTCTTCATGGTCGGCCATGTACTGCGCTTTCATCCAGCCTTCGAGACGTTGAAGGCGCTGATCGACAATGGCGAGCTCGGCGAGGTCCGCTATATCCATTCGCACCGGCTCGGGCTCGGCAAGTTTCACACCGAGAACGATGCGCTGTGGGACCTTGCGCCGCACGATCTGTCGATGATCCTCGCCATCACCGGCACAGAACCGATCGAGGTGCGTGGCGAGGGGGCAGCGCTCCTCGACAATCTCAGCGATTTCGCGCATCTGCACATGCGCTTTCCCAACGGTCTGCGCAGCCATCTCTTCGCGTCGCGGCTCAATCCCTACCGCGAACGGCGGCTGACCGTGGTCGGCACCAGGGCGATGGCGGTGTTCGACGATGTCGAGCCGTGGGAGCGCAAGCTCGCCGTCTACCGTCACGCGGTATGGCAAGACAGCGGCCAATGGGCCTTCACCACCAACGAGCCGTCCTATGTGGCGGTAGGCGAGGGCATGCCGCTGACGCGAGAGCTCGAGCATTTCATCCAGTGCATCGAGACGCGGGCAGAACCGCGCACCAGCGGCGAGGAAGCCATCAGGGTGCTGCGTATCCTGACCGCTGGCACGGTTACCCACACCGGATCGTCTTCCTGA
- the mnmA gene encoding tRNA 2-thiouridine(34) synthase MnmA, with the protein MNSLDLPGRSENTRVVVAMSGGVDSSVVAGLLKREGYDVVGVTLQLYDHGAATHRAGSCCAGQDIDDARRVSETLGIPHYVLNYEERFRKAVIDPFAESYVAGETPIPCVSCNQTVKFADLLATAKELGADALATGHYIRSGANGAHRALYRPVDADRDQSYFLFATTQAQIDYLRFPLGGLSKPQVRAIAEEMGLTVAAKQDSQDICFVPQGKYSDIIAKLKPTAANPGDIVHIDGRVLGRHEGILRYTIGQRRGIGIASGEPLYVVHLDADRARVVVGPREALETHKIYLRDMNWLGDAALSDIPAAGLELFAKVRSTRPPRPAVLHHNAGITSVELVDGESGIAPGQACVLYSDDGNQARVFGGGFIERSERGAEAEAMLTRLAARPAQIPAE; encoded by the coding sequence ATGAACAGCCTCGACCTTCCCGGACGTTCCGAAAACACCCGCGTCGTTGTCGCCATGTCGGGCGGCGTCGACTCGTCGGTCGTTGCCGGTCTTTTGAAGCGCGAAGGCTATGATGTCGTCGGCGTCACGCTGCAACTCTACGACCATGGCGCGGCAACGCACCGGGCCGGCTCATGCTGCGCCGGCCAGGACATCGACGATGCCCGCCGCGTCTCCGAGACGCTCGGCATTCCGCACTATGTGCTCAATTACGAGGAGCGCTTCCGCAAGGCGGTGATCGACCCCTTCGCCGAGAGCTATGTGGCCGGTGAAACGCCGATCCCTTGTGTTTCCTGCAACCAGACGGTGAAATTCGCCGACCTTCTCGCGACCGCCAAGGAGCTCGGCGCCGACGCGCTGGCCACCGGCCATTACATCCGCTCCGGCGCCAACGGCGCCCATCGCGCACTGTACCGGCCGGTCGACGCGGACCGCGACCAGAGCTATTTCCTGTTCGCCACCACGCAGGCGCAGATCGATTATCTGCGCTTTCCGCTTGGCGGCCTGTCGAAGCCGCAGGTTCGCGCCATCGCCGAGGAAATGGGGCTGACGGTCGCCGCCAAGCAGGACAGCCAGGACATCTGCTTCGTGCCACAGGGCAAATATTCCGACATCATCGCCAAGCTGAAGCCGACTGCTGCCAATCCGGGCGACATCGTCCATATCGACGGCCGCGTGCTCGGCCGCCATGAAGGCATTTTGCGCTACACGATCGGTCAGCGCCGCGGCATCGGCATCGCCTCGGGCGAGCCGCTCTACGTCGTCCATCTCGACGCCGATCGAGCCCGCGTCGTCGTTGGCCCGCGCGAGGCGCTGGAGACGCACAAGATCTATTTGCGCGACATGAACTGGCTGGGCGACGCCGCGCTGTCCGACATCCCGGCGGCCGGGCTGGAGCTTTTCGCGAAGGTCCGCTCGACACGCCCGCCGCGCCCGGCCGTGCTGCATCACAACGCCGGGATCACTTCGGTGGAACTGGTCGACGGCGAGTCCGGCATCGCGCCCGGCCAGGCCTGCGTGCTCTATTCCGACGACGGCAACCAGGCCCGCGTGTTCGGCGGCGGCTTCATCGAGCGTTCCGAGCGTGGCGCCGAGGCCGAGGCGATGCTGACGCGGCTGGCAGCCCGCCCGGCGCAGATTCCCGCCGAATGA
- the sciP gene encoding CtrA inhibitor SciP: protein MTDLVRPRVKYVIGPDGSPLTIADLPPTNTRRWVIRRKAEVVAAVRGGLLSLEEACQRYKLTTEEFLSWQASIDEYGLAGLRTTRIQQYRH from the coding sequence ATGACCGATCTTGTTAGACCGCGCGTCAAATATGTTATCGGGCCTGACGGCAGCCCCCTTACGATTGCCGATCTGCCGCCGACGAACACGCGTCGCTGGGTTATCCGGCGCAAGGCGGAAGTGGTGGCGGCTGTACGGGGTGGGCTTTTGAGCCTCGAAGAGGCGTGCCAGCGCTACAAGCTGACCACCGAGGAATTCCTGTCCTGGCAGGCGTCGATCGACGAATATGGCCTTGCCGGCCTGCGCACGACGCGCATCCAGCAATATCGGCATTAA